One Methylocapsa sp. D3K7 DNA window includes the following coding sequences:
- the lysM gene encoding peptidoglycan-binding protein LysM, translated as MNSMAFLERLVKVIKSGPGSRPPAAFWMLRREPFAGENEGLHEQRREKGDEVMGLLSFAKSVGAKIFGGSESAAAPPDQLKKEAEKHGLDVSKVDIKTDGDKVVLSGTAASTEEAEKIALAIGNSVGVSTVQNNIASADKAPESKFYTVKPGDSLWKIAESEYGHGHGGKYPLIFEANKPLLTDPDKIYPGQVLRIPPLPS; from the coding sequence ATGAATTCGATGGCATTTCTTGAGCGGCTTGTTAAGGTCATCAAAAGTGGTCCAGGCAGCCGCCCGCCTGCTGCTTTCTGGATGCTCCGCCGCGAGCCGTTTGCCGGAGAAAATGAGGGACTGCACGAACAACGACGCGAAAAGGGAGATGAAGTCATGGGCCTTTTAAGCTTTGCCAAATCGGTCGGCGCTAAGATTTTCGGCGGCAGCGAATCGGCCGCAGCTCCCCCCGATCAATTGAAGAAGGAGGCCGAGAAACACGGTCTCGATGTTTCCAAAGTCGACATCAAGACCGATGGCGACAAAGTCGTGCTTTCGGGCACCGCCGCCTCGACGGAAGAGGCGGAGAAAATCGCTCTCGCCATTGGCAATTCGGTGGGGGTCAGCACGGTGCAGAACAATATCGCCTCCGCCGACAAAGCCCCGGAATCCAAATTTTATACCGTGAAGCCGGGTGATTCTCTCTGGAAGATCGCCGAATCCGAATATGGCCATGGGCATGGCGGCAAATATCCTTTGATCTTTGAAGCAAACAAGCCGCTGCTGACGGACCCCGACAAAATCTACCCGGGCCAAGTTCTGCGGATTCCGCCGCTCCCGTCATGA
- a CDS encoding TSUP family transporter, protein MDYLVISAVALIVSGLTLFSGFGLGTVLMPAFALFFPVPVAIAATAVVHLANNLFKLVLLGRNADWRVALKFSLPAAIAAGAGAALLKVFANLPVLAAYDLGGRTHEITALGAVIGSLIVLFALLELSPKFSELKFPPRFLILGGLLSGFFGGLSGNQGALRAAFLIKAGMTKEAFIATSVVSAVIVDVTRLLVYGLAFARQSLERLPADVMGTVVAAALAAFLGAFFGARLISKITLRTVQLTVAVSMVIVGFCLAAGLI, encoded by the coding sequence ATGGACTATCTTGTCATTAGCGCCGTCGCGCTGATCGTATCCGGCCTGACGCTGTTTTCCGGCTTTGGGCTTGGAACAGTTCTCATGCCGGCCTTCGCGCTCTTCTTTCCAGTGCCAGTCGCCATTGCGGCAACAGCAGTCGTGCATCTTGCCAACAATCTTTTCAAATTGGTGCTTTTGGGCCGCAATGCGGATTGGCGCGTCGCGCTGAAATTTAGCCTTCCAGCCGCGATCGCCGCTGGCGCCGGGGCGGCCCTTTTGAAGGTTTTTGCAAATCTCCCTGTGCTCGCGGCTTATGATTTGGGCGGCCGGACACATGAGATCACGGCGCTTGGCGCGGTGATCGGATCGCTGATCGTCCTCTTTGCGCTGCTCGAACTCAGCCCAAAATTTTCCGAACTCAAGTTTCCGCCCCGGTTTCTCATTCTGGGCGGCTTGCTCTCAGGATTTTTCGGCGGTCTCTCCGGCAATCAGGGGGCCTTGCGCGCGGCCTTCCTCATCAAAGCGGGAATGACAAAGGAAGCTTTCATTGCAACGAGCGTTGTCTCGGCAGTGATCGTCGATGTCACGCGTCTGCTGGTGTACGGTCTTGCCTTCGCTCGTCAAAGTTTAGAGCGGCTCCCCGCCGATGTGATGGGCACGGTCGTCGCAGCAGCTTTGGCGGCGTTTCTCGGCGCCTTTTTTGGTGCCCGCCTGATCTCGAAGATAACGCTGCGGACGGTCCAACTCACCGTCGCCGTCAGCATGGTGATTGTTGGATTTTGCTTGGCCGCGGGCCTCATCTAA
- a CDS encoding SDR family oxidoreductase, translated as MNIGADKLPLPGAALVTGAAKGIGLRIAERLAQAGYPVVLHCSNASRGEAEAAAARITALGHTARALPCDLLGPDGLCSLVEKAKAIFGPLVLLVNNAAIFEPDDATSFDLDLWEKHFSVNLKAPLILSRDFAKQCPTGSEGAIINIIDQRVLRPTPQFFTYSLSKSALFAATRTMAQAFAPQGIRVNAVGPGPVSPNLNQGEAGFAREVKGVPLARAIAGDDVADAVLYLANARNVTGQMIAVDAGQHLAWQTPDVVL; from the coding sequence ATGAATATCGGAGCTGATAAATTGCCGCTCCCCGGTGCGGCTCTCGTCACGGGAGCGGCGAAAGGGATCGGGCTGCGCATCGCCGAGCGGCTCGCGCAAGCCGGTTATCCGGTTGTATTGCATTGCAGCAATGCCTCGCGAGGCGAGGCCGAGGCCGCTGCGGCACGCATAACCGCGCTCGGGCACACCGCGCGCGCATTGCCGTGCGATCTGCTTGGCCCTGACGGCCTGTGTTCCCTGGTCGAAAAAGCCAAAGCGATCTTTGGGCCGCTGGTTTTGCTCGTCAACAACGCCGCGATATTTGAACCAGATGATGCCACCTCGTTCGATCTCGACCTTTGGGAGAAGCATTTTTCGGTGAATTTAAAAGCGCCCCTCATTCTCTCGCGCGATTTCGCGAAGCAATGTCCGACGGGGAGCGAGGGGGCGATCATCAACATCATCGATCAGCGGGTGCTTCGGCCGACACCGCAATTTTTTACCTATAGTCTGAGCAAATCGGCGCTCTTTGCGGCGACACGGACGATGGCGCAAGCCTTCGCGCCGCAGGGCATAAGAGTGAACGCGGTCGGCCCCGGTCCTGTCTCGCCGAACCTCAACCAAGGGGAGGCGGGATTCGCGCGGGAAGTCAAGGGAGTGCCGCTGGCCCGCGCGATCGCGGGGGACGATGTCGCGGACGCGGTGCTCTATCTAGCCAATGCCCGCAATGTGACCGGCCAAATGATTGCCGTCGATGCCGGTCAGCATCTTGCCTGGCAAACCCCCGATGTCGTGCTTTAG
- a CDS encoding DUF4170 domain-containing protein has translation MTDGKQLLHFVFGGELKDLNGTEFRDLSKLDVVGFFPDYASAVQAWKAKAQATVDNAHMRYFVTHMHRLIDPSKDQH, from the coding sequence ATGACGGACGGCAAGCAACTTCTCCATTTTGTTTTCGGCGGCGAACTCAAGGATTTGAACGGCACCGAATTTCGCGATTTGTCCAAACTCGATGTCGTCGGTTTTTTCCCTGACTATGCATCGGCTGTGCAAGCCTGGAAAGCCAAGGCGCAGGCAACCGTCGACAATGCGCATATGCGGTATTTCGTGACGCATATGCATCGCCTGATCGATCCCTCGAAAGACCAGCATTGA
- a CDS encoding 3'(2'),5'-bisphosphate nucleotidase CysQ gives MIALSNRDTLADAAVEAARGAGELALAFFRPGAATSAGISHKPGGSPVTEADFAVDRFLKQRLESLLPEAGWLSEETEDTPARLSKSLVFVVDPIDGTRGFVAGRKAWSIAVALVEDGRPLFGIVHAPALGETYVAVKGAGARLNDRIIEVSKLRAIDASSRVAAPVFLAKQLHALGLHFDLQPKISSLALRIAAVASGALDAGFASENAHDWDIAAADLILQEAGGRLTGLDGRAIVYNRQDTRHGLLTAAPAQIHAEVNAVARNINRLAKQ, from the coding sequence TTGATTGCACTCTCGAATCGGGACACATTGGCGGATGCCGCCGTCGAGGCCGCGCGCGGGGCGGGCGAACTGGCGCTGGCGTTTTTTCGTCCGGGCGCGGCGACGAGCGCCGGAATTTCCCACAAGCCCGGGGGCTCGCCGGTCACCGAAGCCGATTTCGCCGTGGACCGGTTCTTAAAGCAGCGCCTGGAATCCCTGCTGCCGGAAGCTGGCTGGCTTTCCGAGGAGACCGAGGATACACCCGCGCGCCTTTCGAAGAGTTTGGTTTTTGTGGTCGATCCCATCGACGGCACCCGCGGCTTTGTGGCGGGCCGCAAGGCCTGGTCCATCGCGGTCGCGCTCGTCGAAGACGGACGTCCGCTGTTCGGCATCGTCCATGCGCCCGCGCTCGGGGAAACCTATGTCGCCGTCAAGGGTGCCGGGGCACGCCTCAATGACAGGATAATCGAAGTCTCGAAACTTCGCGCGATCGATGCATCGTCGAGGGTTGCAGCGCCGGTGTTTCTCGCCAAACAACTGCATGCATTGGGTCTTCATTTCGATCTGCAACCGAAGATTTCGTCGCTTGCGTTGCGAATTGCCGCGGTCGCCTCCGGTGCGCTCGACGCTGGCTTTGCCTCGGAAAACGCTCATGACTGGGATATTGCGGCGGCCGATCTCATTCTTCAAGAAGCGGGAGGCCGTTTGACGGGTCTCGACGGCCGCGCGATCGTTTATAACCGCCAGGATACAAGGCATGGCCTGCTAACCGCGGCACCGGCGCAGATTCATGCCGAAGTCAACGCCGTGGCGCGCAACATAAATCGTCTTGCTAAACAATAG